A single Heterodontus francisci isolate sHetFra1 chromosome 11, sHetFra1.hap1, whole genome shotgun sequence DNA region contains:
- the LOC137375077 gene encoding extracellular calcium-sensing receptor-like — MTLSKCQLCLPFSFRLKAFRLAQAMLYAIEEINKDATLLPNITLGYRLYDDCASPKIATKVALALVNGQEEAYVGRVCNGSLNVAGIVGCDGSSASIAVARIIGLFKIPMMRFGEITAVSYFSTCVCLSNRNEYPTFYRTIPSDYHQSKALVQLVKRFGWTWIGTISSNNDYGRSGMKAFIEAAVSFGICIAFSESFSRTDPVEKITRIVNVIKGSTTKVVVAFASSGEMRVLFGEILRQNLTGIQWIGSEGWITADIIAPEKRSRFLTGAIGTAVRAVEVPGLRDFLLRVHPSMFPGDNLVREFWETTFGCSLILDNTTSLVGSSELPQCTGNETLHEIHNVYTDLTLDGSSYNVYKAVYTFAHALHNMHSCENGKGPFINNTCAYVSDLEPWQLLQYMKSVNFTTKSGEKVYFDDNGNPVAGYDFVNWQINTNGGLSVKIVGHYNGSAPLGKELVLNPKYIVWSGGGQEIRHAVCSESCSPGTRKTARKGQPVCCFDCTPCADGEISNTTDSTDCIKCPFLHWSNDQKDQCIPKKIEYLGFREILGIVLVSLALIGMCMAINITVLFFRYRETPLVKANNSELSFLLLLALICCFLCSVTFIGEPSDWSCMLRHTAFGVAFVLCISCVLVKTILVLMAFKATYPSSNRMKWFGQKLQRLSVFLLTFVQGLICALWLIIAPTFPMKNTNYYREIIILECDAGSSAAFYSVSGYIALLSCVCFVLAFLARKLPDNFNEAKCITFSMLIFCAVWITFIPASVSSPGKYTVAVEVFAILASSFGLLLCIFAPKCYIIMITPEKNTKKNLMGKVIEKRL; from the exons ATGACGCTCTCTAAATGCCAACTGTGTTTGCCCTTCAGTTTTAGATTAAAGGCTTTTCGCCTTGCGCAGGCCATGCTTTATGCAATAGAGGAAATAAACAAGGATGCAACACTTCTCCCCAACATTACTTTGGGTTACAGACTTTACGATGACTGCGCGTCCCCAAAGATTGCAACAAAAGTCGCTCTAGCTCTCGTTAATGGGCAGGAAGAAGCATATGTGGGTCGAGTCTGCAACGGGTCTCTCAATGTCGCTGGTATTGTTGGTTGCGATGGATCCTCAGCATCTATAGCAGTGGCAAGAATAATCGGTCTATTTAAAATACCAATGATGAGATTCGGTGAAATTACTGCA GTTAGTTATTTTTCCACGTGTGTATGTCTCAGTAATCGGAACGAATATCCGACTTTTTATAGAACAATACCAAGTGACTACCATCAATCCAAGGCATTGGTTCAACTTGTTAAGAGGTTTGGATGGACTTGGATTGGAACCATTAGCAGCAACAATGACTATGGCAGATCGGGAATGAAAGCGTTTATTGAAGCTGCCGTGAGTTTCGGCATTTGCATTGCCTTCTCTGAATCATTTTCTCGAACAGATCCTGTAGAAAAAATTACGCGGATTGTCAACGTGATAAAAGGGTCAACTACAAAAGTCGTGGTGGCTTTTGCATCATCAGGGGAAATGCGCGTTTTATTTGGCGAGATTTTACGGCAGAACCTCACTGGAATACAATGGATAGGAAGTGAAGGTTGGATTACAGCAGATATTATTGCTCCAGAAAAAAGATCGAGATTCCTTACTGGAGCAATTGGAACTGCGGTGCGTGCGGTAGAAGTCCCAGGACTGCGGGACTTTCTGCTCAGGGTTCATCCATCCATGTTCCCTGGTGATAATTTAGTCAGGGAGTTTTGGGAAACGACGTTCGGATGCTCTCTAATATTGGATAACACTACAAGCCTAGTAGGATCTTCGGAGCTCCCTCAGTGTACTGGAAACGAAACTTTACATGAAATACACAACGTCTATACTGACCTAACTCTGGACGGAAGTTCCTACAATGTATATAAAGCAGTTTATACCTTTGCGCATGCACTGCACAACATGCATTCATGTGAAAATGGCAAAGGACCATTTATAAATAATACATGTGCATATGTTTCTGACTTGGAACCGTGGCAG CTGCTCCAGTACATGAAGTCCGTGAACTTCACAACGAAATCTGGCGAGAAGGTATATTTTGATGATAATGGCAATCCAGTAGCCGGGTACGACTTTGTAAATTGGCAAATCAATACAAACGGCGGCCTTTCAGTGAAGATAGTTGGACATTATAATGGGTCAGCACCTTTGGGGAAAGAACTGGTGTTGAATCCGAAGTACATTGTCTGGAGCGGAGGTGGCCAGGAG ATCCGCCATGCAGTGTGCTCTGAAAGTTGTTCTCCTGGAACAAGAAAAACGGCGAGAAAAGGGCAACCTGTCTGTTGCTTTGACTGCACTCCCTGTGCGGATGGGGAAATTAGTAACACTACAG ATTCCACAGACTGCATCAAATGTCCTTTCCTACACTGGTCCAATGATCAGAAAGATCAATGCATACCAAAGAAAATAGAATATCTGGGATTTAGAGAAATCCTGGGAATTGTTCTGGTGTCTCTTGCATTGATTGGAATGTGCATGGCTATCAATATAACTGTTCTTTTCTTTAGATATCGAGAAACACCTCTTGTCAAAGCGAACAATTCCGAGCTGAGCTTCCTCCTTCTTTTAGCATTAATATGCTGTTTTTTGTGCTCAGTTACATTCATTGGCGAACCCTCTGACTGGTCTTGCATGTTACGACACACAGCGTTCGGTGTTGCATTTGTCCTTTGTATTTCCTGCGTTTTGGTTAAAACCATCCTCGTGCTGATGGCATTTAAGGCCACGTATCCCAGCAGTAACAGGATGAAATGGTTTGGTCAAAAACTGCAGCGTCTAAGTGTTTTCCTCCTAACATTCGTTCAGGGTTTAATATGTGCCCTTTGGTTGATCATTGCACCGACATTTCCCATGAAGAACACAAACTATTACAGGGAAATTATTATTTTAGAATGCGATGCGGGTTCTTCGGCAGCTTTCTATTCTGTATCAGGTTATATCGCTTTGTTATCGTGCGTATGTTTTGTTTTGGCTTTTCTCGCCCGGAAGCTGCCAGATAACTTCAACGAAGCGAAATGTATCACTTTCAGCATGCTTATCTTTTGTGCTGTTTGGATAACTTTTATTCCAGCTTCTGTGAGTTCTCCTGGGAAATACACTGTCGCGGTGGAAGTGTTTGCGATTCTGGCCTCCAGTTTCGGATTGTTGCTTTGCATTTTTGCTCCAAAGTGTTACATTATCATGATAACTCCGGAGAAAAATACAAAGAAGAATCTAATGGGTAAAGTGATTGAAAAGCGGCTTTAA